Within the Dolichospermum compactum NIES-806 genome, the region ACTCAACCTAACGCTGGAGTAGCGATCTCTATGAATAGCAATAGCGATCGCTCTTTTAAAATAAATATTTATCTCAAACGTAGAGAAATTCGTAGTCCCTGATTACTAATTTGACCATTAATTCTCCCAGAGGCATTGTTTATCAAAGCAATCGCAGATTTTTCACTAATTTTTGTTCGCTCAGAAATATATTGATGTGCATTTTTGTTAATTAACATCTGTGCTATACTCTGTCCATTTAATTTTTGTATTTCGTTTTTTATCTCATCAACAAATTTGTCTCTGAAATTGCCTTCTCCATAGATAATAAAATCTCCGATTGCATCTCTGATTAATCCCTGACTATTACGCCTTATATTATTTTTACCAGGATTGACAATTAAGTTACCACTATCAATACCTAACAAAATATCTTGATAAAAACTACCATCATCTTCTGACCAAGGTGTATAATGTTTTTTCCCAAAAGTTTTAGCAATTAACTCTCGGTGATAAACTTTCCAATTACCCTCTATTCTATATCCTCCATTTATAAAATTTCCTCTTAAATTACTGATATCTACCTTGTTGAACTCTGTATCTTTTTGTCGTCCTTGATTTTTAGCTAAAATTTCTTTTGTATGTAACATACTATCTAAGCATTGAGAAGGAATGGTTGCAGAAAACAACCAACCACGACTTCCGACATTCATGTCAAAATCTTGGATACATTGAAATTGTGCAATTGATAAACTATTTTTTGGTATTGCTTGGACTGATACCAAAGATGAACTTATAGTCATCATTGACGGTAAACATAAAACCATGAATAACATAGAAAATTTCATTGAACTATTGAAATACTTTGAATTAAACAACATTATCTTCAAAAATCCTACAATTAAGAAAGAAAAATTGCAGCCTATTACAGCATACATTGCAGAGTATAGTCTTTTTTTATTTAAAAAGTTTACATAAATTTACTTATCAAAAAGATCCGACCTTTATTGTGTGCGATCGCATTTCGATAACCTGATTATTGTGTGCGATCGCATTCGCAGTAGCGTTCCGAAGGAATAATGAGTAGAATTATGCTCAGAAAAAGATATAGAAATGATTCTTAATTTATCAATACTATTGCCAAAGCCCTGAAACACTATTGATATCGTCACGATTTTATTGGGTTTCAGACATATTTTGGAAAATTGGCAATAGTATTGTTTATTAAAAGAGGAAAGCAGAATGATTATTAGTCTTAAGTAGTGAGACAGAATTAATTACACAATGTCATTGCGTAAGCGTAGCGTGGCGTTAGCCATATGGAACGAAGTGAAATGAAGCAATCGCCAGGGTTGTGATTGCTTCCCTTCGCTCGCAATGACTGTAAATATTTTTGTCCAATTACTTATTAAAAACTAGAAAATTGAAATTTTCCCCTGTTCCCTTTTCTCAACTTACCAGTTTAGCATAACAAGCAAGGAAGAACCGCATTTTTACCACAATAACGGCAAAAATGGCTGGATCAACAGTAACCCTAACTAAAAATAAATAAACCTTAAGCGATCGCACCCTATCCCCCACATCAAGCTATGATCGAATAGAGTGCCAAAAATCTGTTGCCAATAAATTCTCAGCATCTACCATGACGACTTCCACACCAGAACCCAATCAACCCAACACATCACTTACTGATACAAATCTGGTAGAAGACCGCAGTAAGCTGAGTAAGATGTATCAGCATTATGTAGAAGTGAAAGATAAATATCCTCATGCGTTGCTGCTGTACAGAGTTGGTGATTTTTTTGAAACTTTTTTTCAAGACGCTGTAACCGTCTCCAGGGAATTAGAATTAGTTTTAACCAGTAAACATGGTGGTGAAGTCGGTCGCGTTGCCATGACAGGTGTACCTCATCATGCTTGGGAACGCTACACAACTCAACTAGTGGAAAAGGGCTATGCAGTGGTAATTTGCGACCAAGTAGAAGACTCTGCGGACGCGATTGGTTTGGTTAAGCGAGAAGTAACGCGCATTCTCACTCCAGGGACATTATTAGAAGAGGGGATGCTCAAAGCCAGTCGGAATAACTACATAGCGGCTGTGGTAATTGCTGTCAATCATTGGGGTTTAGCCTACGCAGATATATCAACAGGGGAATTTCTTACATCGCAAGGTAGTGATTTAGAACACCTGACTCAAGAGTTAATGCGGTTGCAACCTTCAGAAGTCCTGTTTCCCACCAACGCCCCCGATTTAGGTAGTTTACTCCGTCCTGGGGAAACTTCCCCCTCTCTTCCCCAATGTTTACCACTATCATTTTGCTATAGTTTGCGATCGCAAGCCCCCTTTTCCCAAGCCGAAGCTAGAAGTAAATTATTGCAGAAATTCAACGTGCGATCGCTCGAAGGTTTGGGTTGTGAACATTTACCACTCGCAGTTCGCGCCGCAGGAGGTCTTTTAGAATACATCGAAGACACACAGAAAGCCCATCCTGTCTCCCTGCAATTATTACGCACCTATACCTTAACTGATTATTTAATCGTCGATCATCAAACCCGTCGTAACCTAGAAATTACCCAAACCGTCCGCGATGGTACATTTCACGGTTCTCTATTATGGGCTTTAGATAGAACTAGCACCGCAATGGGTAGCCGAGCTTTAAGAAGATGGTTGTTACAACCGCTACTGGAGATTAAAGGGATTAAATCCCGCCAAGATACCATCCAAGAATTAGTAGAAAATACGCCCTTACGTCAAGACCTGCGGCAGTTATTAAGACAAATTTATGATTTAGAACGGTTAACAGTCAGAGCCGCCTCTGGTAGAGCAAATGCCAGGGATTTAGTCGCCTTAGCTGATTCTTTCTCCCGTTTACCCGAATTATCTCGCTTAGTTGCGGATGCCCGTTCCCCGTTCTTAAAAGCTTTGCAAAAAGTCCCACCCATCCTCGAAGAACTAGCAGAAAAATTACACGCTCACATCGTAGAATCACCACCGACTCATCTAAAAGAAGGTGGTTTAATTCGGGCGGGTATCAATCCGTTGTTGGATGAAAGAAAAGCCACTGTGGAAAGTGATCAACAATGGATTGCCAACTTAGAAGTTGATGAAAGAGCCAGAACAGGAATCCCCACTTTGAAGGTAGGATTTAATAAAACCTTTGGCTATTATATCAGTATTTCCCGCAGTAAATCCGACCAAGTTCCCGATAATTACATTCGTAGACAAACTTTAACAAATGAGGAACGTTACATCACTCCTGATTTAAAAGAACGAGAAGCACGCATCCTCACAGCGCGAGATGATTTAAATCAGTTGGAATATCAGATTTTTGAAGCATTACGCAATGAAGTGGGTTCTCAAGATGAAATCATTCGGAATATTGCCCGTGCAGTAGCCGCGTCGGATGTATTATGTGGTTTGGCAGAATTAGCTGTCCATCAAGGTTACTGTCGTCCTGAGATGGTTACAGGTCGGGAAATTGACGTAATTGATGGTCGTCACCCAGTGGTAGAACAGTCTTTACCTGCTGGTTTTTTTGTCCCTAATTCGACTTGCTTAGGGGGGAAGGAAATGAACCACGAAGGAGCGAAGGAAGCGAAGGAAGAGGAAAAGAAGAATTTATCTTCCCCTGATTTGGTGATTTTGACTGGTCCGAATGCGAGTGGCAAGAGTTGTTATTTGCGTCAAGTTGGTTTGATTCAGTTAATGGCGCAGGTGGGGAGTTTTGTCCCGGCGCGGTCTGCTAAATTGGGAGTGTGCGATCGCATTTTTACTCGTGTTGGGGCTGTAGATGATTTAGCCACAGGTCAATCTACTTTTATGGTAGAAATGAATGAAACTGCAAATATTCTCAATCACGCAACTGCGAAATCTTTAGTTTTATTAGATGAAATTGGTCGGGGAACAGCAACATTTGACGGGTTATCAATTGCTTGGGCTGTGGCGGAATATTTAGCTGTTGAGATTAAATCTCGGACAATTTTTGCCACCCATTATCATGAATTAAATGAATTAGCTACAATCATTTCTAATGTGGCAAACTATCAAGTTACAGTTAAAGAATTACCAGACCAAATTATCTTTTTACATCAAGTTCAACCCGGTGGCGCTGATAAATCCTATGGAATAGAAGCCGGAAGACTAGCAGGTTTACCCCCAGTAGTAATTCAAAGAGCAAAACAGGTGATGGGACAAATCGAAAAACACAGTAAAATAGCAATGGGTTTGCGTGAAGGACTTTAATAATATGAATCAAACAAAATCAATTAAAAACTCACAATCTCAAATCTGATAACTTCTGACCTGTACGAAAATTATCCTTCCCAATCTTGAAGAGTATCACACATAAAATTATCAGCAATGATATCATCAAATAAATAGGGACAATTTTCAGGAAAAGTTCTTAATGGTAAATTAGTTTCTCGTAAAGCTAAATCAACTCCTGCTTCAAAAGCATCTAACATAGCTTCTGTTATCCGAGATTTTAAACTAGGGTTTTGTCTGAGATGTCTTTGAATAGCACGACGTTGTTCTCTAATTGTGAGAAACCAACTACGAGAACGTTGTTCAGGTTGATATTCCCATTTCAATAAACGACCAATTAACACACCCAAACGACTTATCAATTCTCGATATTCATGTCTTCCCAAAGATTGAATTTCATCTTGCAAATGTTGCCAGTCTAATTCTACAACTAGCTTTTGTTCTAAAGCTTTTGCTTGTTGTTGTGTCCAAGCATAGAAGTCTTGATTATACAAAGAAAAGTTATCCATATTCAGCGAATTTCATTTTCATTGTTAATGGTATTTTAATCATATAACTTACAAAATAAAAATAGCATTAAGGTCAATGGATTAATCTTAATATCCTAATTTTCATCTGCAAAACTCTAAACATCCTCTGGTTCAAATTGTGCCACTGTAACAGCATTAAACGCAAAAGATAACACTAAAGGAACCGGACATTTCCACAAAAAAGTATAAATCACTGCTAAAATAGTGGTAGATATGGCAGCACAAGCCCAGTAAATTTCCTGATTGGTTAAGCCGTTTTCTTCTTTAATTACTCTTAACACATTCATTGGGATTGGTTCTGGCATCACTCCCCCCGGAGGAAACGCCCAGTAGTTACCACGTCTTTCAACAAATAAATCTGTCCAGCCGTTTTCTAAGCACCATGCTTCAATCCATTGAATAGAGTAATGATTTATCATATAAATACCAATTTTGTATTATTGATGTATGCTGTCTGTCAATTTTAATAACTTCAAAATTCTTAGTCAGATATAGTAGCAGCCAATAGTAAAAATCTTTTACTGGATAATTTTCCACATAAACTTTCTACCTTATTTTAAGTACATACTCGCTATAACCATTGCTGATGATATTCAATTTCATGTCAACCATTTAAATGTTTATCAAGTATTTTTAGGTATCAAAAACCCTGCCCCCACGGCTATCCCTATGAGTAATACATTATCAGTTTTTTTCACTACTAGACCTTAAAAGATAAAAAACTTTACTTGTCATCAAATTTAATGAATTATTGTAAATAGTAAAATCCTTCCTGGGTGATAATGCCATCTTTTTCCAGAATCAGCAACAGTTAAACTTGAGAAAAAGGAGTAATTGCCAAAAACTTGATTACAAAATATTAACGCTCATGCAACGCCCTAATTATCAACTGTCAACTATTAATCACTAATTGGGAATCATCAACTATGTTTTGGCAAAAAGGCTTAGGATGGATTTTGGGAATTATGCTTTGGTGTATTCCACAAACAGCATTGGCAGATTGGACTCATCCTTTATCATATAGTAACGCAGAATTGTCAAGACAAGACTTTTCGGGACAAAGTTTACAAGCTGCGGAATTTTCTAACGCTAACTTGGAAATGACTAACTTTACAGGTGCGGATTTGCGAGGAACAGTTTTCAGTGCTTCAGTCATGACAAAGGCAAATTTACATGGAGCAGATTTAACCAATGCGATGATGAATGAGGTAAAATTAACGGGTGCTGATTTAAGTAATGCCGTTTTAATCGAAGCTCTTTTACTCCGCACTGTCTTTACAGATGTTAATATCACAGGTGCAGATTTTACAGACGCAATTTTAGATAAAGCGCAAATTAAAGAGCTATGTCAAAAAGCCAGCGGTGTAAATTCTCAGACTGGTGTAAAAACTCGTGAGTCGTTAGGATGTCAATAAAACTTGGTATAATCGGTGGTGGACAACTGGCCTGGATGATGAAAGATGCAGCAAACAAGCTGGGAGTAGAATTAATAGTCCAAACTCCTAGTGCAAATGATCCAGCCGTGTCTATTGCCCAACATAGCATTTTTGCCGCAGTTGATGATGCCGCAGCCACAGAAATTTTAGCAACAAAGTGTGATATCGTTACCTTTGAAAACGAGTTTGTAGATATTGCTGCTTTATCACTGCTAGAAAAACAGGGTGTTTGTTTTCGTCCGACCTTAGCAGCTTTAGCACCTCTGTTAGACAAATATGAACAACGGTGCTATTTACGAGATTTAGGTTTACCAGTTCCCCATTTTTTGGCATTATCAGGGGAAAAAGCGCTAGAATCTCAGATTGAAAAATTGGAATTTCCGGTGGTTCTCAAAGCGCGAAGACATGGATATGATGGTCAAGGAACTTTTATCATTCACGATTTCGCGACCTTATCAAAAATAGTTAATCAAAGTCGTACCCAGTTTTTAGTCGAAGAATTTGTGCCTTTTACCAAAGAACTGGCGATAATTGCAGCCTGTTCTGTAAATGGGGACATTGTCATCTATCCAGCGGTAGAAACTCACCAAGAAGAACAGGTTTGTCGGTGGGTAATTGCGCCAGCTGAAATCACCCAAGAGCAAAATTTAGAAATTGAAGCGATCGCCCATAAACTATTAACTAGCCTCCAATATGTAGGAGTCTGTGGCATTGAACTATTTCTCACCGCCGAAGGTAAAATCCTAATTAATGAAATAGCACCACGCACCCATAACTCTGGACATTTTTCCCTGGATGCTTGTGAAACTTCCCAATTTGAACTACATCTGAGAGCCGTGTGTGGTTTACCATTAACCAATACTGGATTACGTTGTGCTAGTGCTATGATGGTTAACCTGCTAGGATATGAAAGCAGCCATTGCAACTACCAGAAACAACGGCAACAACTGGCATCTATTCCTCAAGCTACTGTCCACTGGTACGGCAAAACAGAAGCTCGTCCAGGACGTAAACTAGGGCATATCACCGTTCTACTAGACCAAGATCCTCTCAATCAAACAAGAGACATTGTACACAAAATTGAATCTATCTGGTATCCCCCAGCGAAAACTTGCCAAAATTTTCCCTAAATAAATACACAAACTATTTTTCAAAGCTATAATGAGTTAGTTGCACTACGACGATTGGTGACTGCCATCAAGTTTTTTGATCTATGTCTTTAACAACAAGGGAGCTAAACAATTCTCGTGGCAGTATACCGGGCTTGTACCCGGAAACTTTAAATGAGAACCCTCAGTTCCCACCTGGTTTAACCAGGTCATAAACTTAGGTAAAACGGCGTTGTGGTGAACTAAAAATTTTAGCTCCCTGGTTGATGAAACTGGGGAGCTTTACGATATTTGCCTGACATTTGGAGGCAAAAAGCAAAATACAGAAAGAAAAAGATTTTCCCAATGACCAATGACCAATGACCATTTTTTCAAGTCTGTCATGACTAACTGAAGAAATAAGCTACACTCATTTTAGGGGCGAACTAATGCAGTTCGTCACAATACTTCTTGGAAGATATCCCTATCGCAGGAAGTGGGTTGAAGCCCACTTTTTTTATTGAATTCTCCCATGACTCATCCTTTAATACCACAAATTATTGATTTGGCGACACCAGTAGCCGCAGAACTAGGATTGGAAGTTGTTAGTATAGTTTTCCATACGAACCAAAGCCCCCCAGTCTTGCGAGTAGATATCTTTAATCCTCTACAGGACATTGGCCTGGATGATTGTGAAAGGATGAGCCGTGCCTTAGAAGCCTCATTAGATGCGGGAGAGATCATTCCAGACGCTTATGTATTGGAAGTATCCAGTCCTGGTATTTCGCGGCAACTGGTAACAGACAGGGAGTTTATTTCCTTCAAAGGATTT harbors:
- the mutS gene encoding DNA mismatch repair protein MutS → MTTSTPEPNQPNTSLTDTNLVEDRSKLSKMYQHYVEVKDKYPHALLLYRVGDFFETFFQDAVTVSRELELVLTSKHGGEVGRVAMTGVPHHAWERYTTQLVEKGYAVVICDQVEDSADAIGLVKREVTRILTPGTLLEEGMLKASRNNYIAAVVIAVNHWGLAYADISTGEFLTSQGSDLEHLTQELMRLQPSEVLFPTNAPDLGSLLRPGETSPSLPQCLPLSFCYSLRSQAPFSQAEARSKLLQKFNVRSLEGLGCEHLPLAVRAAGGLLEYIEDTQKAHPVSLQLLRTYTLTDYLIVDHQTRRNLEITQTVRDGTFHGSLLWALDRTSTAMGSRALRRWLLQPLLEIKGIKSRQDTIQELVENTPLRQDLRQLLRQIYDLERLTVRAASGRANARDLVALADSFSRLPELSRLVADARSPFLKALQKVPPILEELAEKLHAHIVESPPTHLKEGGLIRAGINPLLDERKATVESDQQWIANLEVDERARTGIPTLKVGFNKTFGYYISISRSKSDQVPDNYIRRQTLTNEERYITPDLKEREARILTARDDLNQLEYQIFEALRNEVGSQDEIIRNIARAVAASDVLCGLAELAVHQGYCRPEMVTGREIDVIDGRHPVVEQSLPAGFFVPNSTCLGGKEMNHEGAKEAKEEEKKNLSSPDLVILTGPNASGKSCYLRQVGLIQLMAQVGSFVPARSAKLGVCDRIFTRVGAVDDLATGQSTFMVEMNETANILNHATAKSLVLLDEIGRGTATFDGLSIAWAVAEYLAVEIKSRTIFATHYHELNELATIISNVANYQVTVKELPDQIIFLHQVQPGGADKSYGIEAGRLAGLPPVVIQRAKQVMGQIEKHSKIAMGLREGL
- a CDS encoding slr1957 family protein — translated: MINHYSIQWIEAWCLENGWTDLFVERRGNYWAFPPGGVMPEPIPMNVLRVIKEENGLTNQEIYWACAAISTTILAVIYTFLWKCPVPLVLSFAFNAVTVAQFEPEDV
- a CDS encoding DUF29 domain-containing protein; the protein is MDNFSLYNQDFYAWTQQQAKALEQKLVVELDWQHLQDEIQSLGRHEYRELISRLGVLIGRLLKWEYQPEQRSRSWFLTIREQRRAIQRHLRQNPSLKSRITEAMLDAFEAGVDLALRETNLPLRTFPENCPYLFDDIIADNFMCDTLQDWEG
- a CDS encoding pentapeptide repeat-containing protein, with amino-acid sequence MFWQKGLGWILGIMLWCIPQTALADWTHPLSYSNAELSRQDFSGQSLQAAEFSNANLEMTNFTGADLRGTVFSASVMTKANLHGADLTNAMMNEVKLTGADLSNAVLIEALLLRTVFTDVNITGADFTDAILDKAQIKELCQKASGVNSQTGVKTRESLGCQ
- a CDS encoding 5-(carboxyamino)imidazole ribonucleotide synthase gives rise to the protein MSIKLGIIGGGQLAWMMKDAANKLGVELIVQTPSANDPAVSIAQHSIFAAVDDAAATEILATKCDIVTFENEFVDIAALSLLEKQGVCFRPTLAALAPLLDKYEQRCYLRDLGLPVPHFLALSGEKALESQIEKLEFPVVLKARRHGYDGQGTFIIHDFATLSKIVNQSRTQFLVEEFVPFTKELAIIAACSVNGDIVIYPAVETHQEEQVCRWVIAPAEITQEQNLEIEAIAHKLLTSLQYVGVCGIELFLTAEGKILINEIAPRTHNSGHFSLDACETSQFELHLRAVCGLPLTNTGLRCASAMMVNLLGYESSHCNYQKQRQQLASIPQATVHWYGKTEARPGRKLGHITVLLDQDPLNQTRDIVHKIESIWYPPAKTCQNFP
- the rimP gene encoding ribosome maturation factor RimP, which produces MTHPLIPQIIDLATPVAAELGLEVVSIVFHTNQSPPVLRVDIFNPLQDIGLDDCERMSRALEASLDAGEIIPDAYVLEVSSPGISRQLVTDREFISFKGFPVVISTSPPYEQQQEWIGLLMRRDETTVYLNQKGRVIKIPRDLITKVQIDERS